In the Triticum aestivum cultivar Chinese Spring chromosome 2B, IWGSC CS RefSeq v2.1, whole genome shotgun sequence genome, cccttttttaagggaaattggaatctaatattcccttccttcatatcaataatcgcaccaatcgttctaaggaaaggtctaccaagaataataggacatgaaggattgcaatctttatcaagaacgataaaatctacaggcacataattcatatttgcaataataagaacatcattaattcttcccataggctttttaatagtggaatccgcaagatgcaagtttagagagcaatctttaaggtcacggaaatctagcaaatcacacaaagttttgggaatagtggagacactagcacccaaatcacacaaggcatgaaactcataatctttaattttaattttgatagtaggttcccactcatcatagagttttctagggatagaaactttcaactcaagtttttcttcataagattgcatcaaggcatcaacaatgtgttcggtaaaggccttattttgactataagcatgaggagaatctagcatggcttgcaacaaggaaatacaaccaatcaaagatcaattttcataattaaattccttgagatccaaaatagtgggtttagcaacatcaagatttttatttctttcaatcccactttcatcaatttcatcatcaagatctagaaactccgaattcttagaacgccttctaggtaaaggaagatcatattcagtttcatcaagattcatattgcaaaacaaagatttaatgggggacacatcaataacttttagatcttcatcttgattttcataggaatcggaagaacacgctttaataaaggcatctttggaagcacgcatcctagcggttctttccttgcactcatcaatggaaattctcatagctttgagagactcattgatatcatgcttaggaggaatagatctaagctttaaagaatcaatttcaagagaaattctatcaacgttcctagccaaatcatcaactttaagcaatttctcttcaagcaaagcattaaaattcttttgtgaattcataaactctttaacactactctcaaattcagagggcatcttattaaaatttccataagagttgttgtaggaatttccataattattagaaggattactaggataaggcctaggattaaaattccctctatacgcgttatttccaaaactattcctaccaacaaaattcacatccctagattcattattattctcaatcaaagtagataaaggcatatcattgggatcaagagaagtatttttagtagcaaacatcttcataagttcatccatcttttcactcaaaacattgatttcttctatagcatgcactttttactagaagatctttcggtatgccattgagaataattagccataatattgtcaagaaattttgtagcatcccctaatgtaatttccataaatgtgcctcctgcggccgaatctaaaagatttctagaagcaaaatttaatccagcataaaaattttgtatgatcatccataaatttaaaccatgagtagggcaattgcgaagcatcaatttcattctttcccaagattgggcaacatgctcatgatcaagttgtttaaaattcataatatcgttcctaagagtgatgatcttagcgggaggaaaatacttagagataaaagcatctttgcacttgttccaagaatcaatactatttttaggcaaagacaaaacccaaattttagcatgatctctaagtgaaaacggaaataacttcaatttgacaatattgttatccgtatctttcttcttttgcatatcacacaaatcaacaaaattgtttagatgagtagcggcatcttcactaggaaggccggcgaattgatctttcataacaagattcagaaaagcggtattgatttcacaagactcatcattattaagaggagcaatcggagtactaagcaaatcattattattggtattcgagaaatcacacaacttggtattatcttgtgccatggcaacaagtaatccaacacacaagcaacaaAAAGacaaacgagaaaaaggcaaaagagaaagagaggaggagattgggaaagagagggcgaataaaacggcaagggtgaagtgggggagaggaaaacgagaggcaaataatgtaatgcgagagatagggattgtgatgggtacttggtatggttgacttttgcgcaaactccccgacaacggcgctagaaattcttcttgctacctcttgaccactgcgttggatttccccgaagaggagaggatgatgcagtaaagtagcgtaattatttccctcagtttttgagaaccaaggtatcaatccagtaggacatcacgcacgagtccctcgtacctacacaaaacgatagctactcgcaaccaacgcgattaggggttgtcaatcccttcaggtcacttacgagggtgagatctgatagagatgataaataatatttttggtatttttgatatagagatgcaaagtaaaaagtaaaaggcaaagtaaaacaaagcaagtaataaagtaatggagattgatatgatgagaatagacccgggggccataggtttcactagtggcttctctcaagagcataagtattctacggtgggtgaacaaattactgttgagcaattgatagaaaagcgaataattatgagattatctaggtatgatcatgtatataggcatcacgtccaaaacaagtagatcgaaacgattctgcatctactactattactccactcatcgaccgctatctagcatgcatctagagtattaagttaaaaacagagtaacgccttaagcaagatgacatgatgtagagggataaattcatgcaatatgataaaaaccccatcttgttatcctcgatggcaacaatacaatacatgccttgcaaccctttctgtcactgggtaaggacaccgcaagattgaacccaaagctaaacacttctcccattgcaagaactaccaatctagttggccaaaccaaacggataattcgaagagacttgcaaagataactcaatcatacataaaagaattcagagaagaatcaaatattattcatagataagctggatcataaacccacaattcatcggtctcaacaaacacatcgcaaaaaaggaagattacatcgaatagatctccagaagagagggggagaacattgtattgagatccaaaaagagagaagaagccatctagctactagctatggacccgaaggtctgaagtaaactactcacacttcatcggagaggctatggtgttgatgtagaagccctccgtggtagatgccctctccggcggagctccggaacaggccccaagatgggatctcgcggatacagaaagttgcggcggtggaattaggtttttggctccgtattcgATCTGACGGAGGttcataggtatatataggaggaaggagtacgtcggtggagcaacagggggcccacaaggcaggggggcgcgcctaggggggcacgccctccaccctcatgacctccacggctgttccttggagcagggtccaagtctcctggatcatgtttgatgagaaaatcatgttcccgaaggttttatttcgtttggacttcgtttgatattctgtttcttcgaaatactgaaataggcaaaaaaaatagcaattctgggctgggcctccggttaataggttagtcccaaaaataatatgaaagtggaaaataaagcccaatatagtccaaaacagtagataaagtagcatggagcaatcaaaaattatagatacgttggagacgtatcatggcgtaccgcaaaacggacgaaacggacctcctacggtcgaaacgggggtcctattgatcgggaggggtgtggcgtaccgcaaaacggacgaaacagacttgtgttggagcgctacggtcaaaacgggggtcctgttcatcaggaggggtgtggcgtaccgcaaaacgggactccaagggatattgttcatctccaccgtcgacctcctccagcctccacgggctactgttcatccaccgtcgacctcctccagcctccacctgcgactgttcatccacgggctcctgttcatccagcctccaccgcgcgctactccaccggctactgttcaaccaccactctccacgggctcctgttcaaccacccctccacgggctactgttcgtccacccctccaccgtctactgttcatccggccctccacggggtcgtcctgttcatccagccctccacggggtcctgttcatccagccccaaccggctcgatcaatcggggtcctattcatccagaggcaacaccacgggtcctgttcatccactcccactgctcactgttcatccaaaccccccccccccgcaacactcactattcatccagagaggcagcatcgatcggcttcagttagcagcagtagcgaaggaatcgctcgatcgggttcagttaacagccatcgatcgatcgctcgggtttagtaacgcgtagcctgcagtgcaatcgctcgggttcagttagagcccaacgcctcgctcgggttcagttagagccaacgcctcgcacacacacgtgtacgtgtacgagagaaacacgcaccgctcagcccccgaccacccaccgtaaccgggaactccctgaaattttcctcgccctcacttgtACCACAGTTttatccgtcatggacggcccaaagaatgtcatgcagctgcttctccggcccgcccaggacgaacggcccattttcggtcatgattttttgtcgtagaagtaggagcccaccacatctatgatgatacagggttttgtcacaattatcgtcatagaagtgtcatatgtatgatagaaaaaaaattcgttcagcccaaaatgtcacggatgtgtctttttttgtagtgtagccttgtgctaccaaccttgccttgttgcgaacgatggtcccatgagtatcttgcttgttcttgaatatccacttggttccaatgacactgTGGTCCACctatggccttggcaccaatctccacaccttgttgtactcgaagttgttgagttcttcatgcatggcattgatccaatccggatcttcgagcgcctcatagaccttttggggttcaacacaagagacaagcgCGTGAtactcacaatagtttgctaattttctacgagtgcttaccccctttcttaggcttccaaccacattctccatgagattaCCTTTGGTAGTGTGATTGGAAgaaatcttcgcggcacgacgctctaattcctcctccgatgtgaaaagaggaggggtaacttgatcatattgagcgccgtcttgagcttgttcttgatcttgagcttgctcttgatcttgaacttgctcgaaggggagaacttgaccttgggcatcatttggtggttcaccaccatcttgaggttgatcttgcccttgatcttgttcacgaggttgagggccttcactttgttcttcggaagcgtgtggatcttgggttggtgatggctccacttgagtagagcattgtccttctccttcggccacaaggggttcctcaatgggtagtatatgaccaacacccattcttcttatggcttggggaggaatttcatcacctacatcacaagtaccactttgctccacttgggagccgttattctcatcaaactccatgttacatgtctcctcaataagtctcgtggacttattgaggacacggtaagcatgagagtttgtagcataaccaacaaatatgccctcataagctctagcctcaaatttagacaaacgaacacctttcttgagaatgaagcacttacacccaaacacccgaaagtacttgaggttgggcttgttaccggtgagtatctcatatggagtcttgttcaagcctttgcggagatagagtcgatttgatgcatgacacgcggtgttgatggctttggcccaaaagttgtatggagacttgaactccgccatcatggtccttgccgcatccatcaacgtctggttcttcctctctgcgacaccattttgttgaggggtataaggtgcagaatattgatgcttgatcccctcatcactaagaaactcatccaaggtgtagttcttgaactcggtgccgttgtcactccttattgtcaagatctttgcatcatgttgatgttgagcttcatttgcaaagtcgatgacggtttgttgagtctcactcttcctcttgaataaatatacccaagtgtatcttgaaaaatcatccacaatcaccaagcaatactttctacctccaatactatcaaaggatggaggcccaaagagatccatgtgaaggagctccaagggtctcttcgagtagatgatagtcgtgggagggtgagccttctcatgtagctttccttcgatacaagcactgcaagcacgatctttgcaaaactaacatttgttagtccacggacatggtcccccttgagaagactttgaaaagatctcatattgacgtgggctaaacggcgatgccaaagccatcccacatcaactttagccattaggcatgttgcggtcttagtgggtcgctccgaaaagttaatcacatgaagaccattctcgacatgcccaacaaaggctactttaggagtcttgctccacaagagggccacggtatcaatatcaaataaagtggcaaagcccatgagtgcaagttgacgaacggaaagtagattgtaagcaagggactcaacaagcatgactttctcgatcattagatcatgagaaatgacaaccttgccaagacccaataccttagaagatgaggcatcaccccactcgacgttggtgggcatagaagggattttgtgcacgtccaccaccaagtccttgcttccggtcatatgatttatGGCTCTagtatcgagcaaccatgatcccccaccggaagcaaatacCTACACAAGATCAATGCTTGgctttaggtacccattttgtaatgggtcctttgatgttagtaacaagggtcttaggaacccaaatagaccattcaatgtattcataaggagaaccaacaaatttagcataaacatgcccatcactagcacggcacaacacataagatggATTAAAGTCGCCgtctttgttggaaggggtggcatttccCTTTTTGATATCACCACctttcacattgttcttcttctccttaggagcaccctctccctccttcacaaaagtttgcttgagagggggaggtcgtttggtcttgttgttcttcttcttgttcttggacttaggtgtgaacccaactccctccttggccacaacttcattttgattgctcaaaaggtcattgaggttcttctcaccttgtatgcacgttacaaggcctttctcaagttgctccttcaacttggcattctcctccacaaggtgcacatgctcacaacatgggttagtagcatttgcattatcaattaataccatatgaggaaaggtggctttttccttggttagcttcacttggagttgatcatgagactccttgagtctagcatgagcacccttcaagaccttgtgggccttgtcgagtatatcaaactcctccttgagtttAGCATGGTCaacccaagtttagccttctcggaatttagcacatgaGATACAACAAGCGCGTGATCAAGATCTTtatttaatttagcatggtcatcgttgtgtgactcctcaagagccaaacgatgcacacgctcttcctcaagagcattagagagatccgctatctcatcggcatagtcacgactatgaccttccatcttagagatggtttcttcatgagcctcgatcatgtcattggcttcaccaagttgttccaagagagcaataaagtgcttcttggattttcccttgagcttactcataaaagactcatattcattcacttcctcattagacccctcactttcatcaatgcaatccgtcaaggagggattagtgatgatggtggttttgatgttggggttaccttgttggtagctttagccatgaggcacttggcggtgatgttctcgttggatgagtcgaagagggacacccgaggagttgtggcaatggcaacgaaGGCCATGGacatggcttcactatcttcatcatcatcgtcgtcctcatggtattcttcttgaatcACCAACCCTCTagttggagtcttcttggtgatgttgttcttgttggggaaagacttgcctttgtcttttcggatgagcttgccaccattgtcttccctcttctcataagggcactccgcaacaaaatggctcacattgccacaattgtaacatgttctcacacgttgcttgcccttgaagctacttgagttattcttgttgaagCTTGGCCTTGAGTTCCtattgctccaaaattgccttgaagcaagagccatgtgttcatgataatcatactttgtatcttcgggattgctctcatcttcttcctcatcatcctcttcttccacactaaccttggccttcaaggcaaggttgggcttctttgatcTTTGAGAGcgtaacaccgcattgtcggcggtcttgtccaagatgctcatagccacaaactcatccaacacttcacttgaggacagggtgtggaagtccggcctttgacgaatgactgaggacatggccttgtggcaaggcatcattgccttgaggaatttgcgcttgatccaattgtcatccgtgtccttgctcccatgatctcagagtgcaaccgcgagtttggttactctccgaaagagctcacggggttcttcatcttctttcattgcaaactcatcggcttcatcttgcaccacttcatagttagAGCGTTGAATGCTTACGCTTCCCCTGTAGAGGGAAACAACACAATgtcatgcgtctttggccatggcgaagggtcgaagatgagggagatcttcgagtggaattgcatcttggatgatgaatagagcattctcattgaattgattatccgcggcttctctaggggtgaagttgcttcggtcatgtggatagaaaccttcttcaatgattctccaaagattagtattcacatgatttaaatgacgcttgaagggataaacccaagaatcaaagtcctcatttttcacaatcttagggggaggaccggcatgattcaaatgggtggaaggaatcggtccaccataaacaagtggaggttccacatgggcaaagatgtcggcgccatttttaccactagaataaggagccttttcactagtagcttccccttgtcggagttagatctgtcaccttgttagtggtatcacccactttcaacggtgcagtggataatttaagcccttctaagaatttattaaacatgctttcaacgtcggtcgtcatggaggttttcaatgtgtccaaagccacactgaattcctcacgagagaccgcggttcccccatcgaccatagacgagctcggattcacaccggagtgctcctccccaccatCTACGGTGTTAACCATACTCTTCatacggcaaagtccttaataaagagatgaggctctgataccaattgaaaggatcaatatagttgactagaggggggtgaataggtaactaacaatttttagcttttctttaccaaattaaactttgcatcaaagtaggttgtctagatatgcaactaggtgagcaacctatatgatgcaacaacaacaagcacacaagcaagaaaGGGATATAACACagataagcttgcacaagtaaaggcataagataaccaagagtggagccggtgaatacgaggatgtgttaccgaagttccttccttttgaagggaagtacgtctacgttggagcggtgtggaggcacaatgctccccaagaagccactagggccaccgtactctcctcacgccctcacacaatgcgagatgccttgattccactattggtgcccttgaaggcggcaaccgtacctttacaaacaaggttgaggctctctccacaatttaattggaggctcccaacgaaaccccagagcttcaccacaatggaatgtggctccgaagtgacctcttccatctagggcgcccaagcactcaagagtaacaaaatccacacaagaaagtatgggggaatcaaatatcctttggtggaagtgtagatctcggtctcctccttcaatccctagcaaatcaacgagtttgagtagctagagagagagagatcgggcaagagagctttaaTGGCAataatggaggagagagagaggcaagaggtaggtgggaggtaggagaagcacctccttaaataggccccccaagatccaaccgttatgtgcagaAACGCATGGGAGCGGAACTTCCGGTGGCGCACCCGGTAGTACCGGTTTATCAAAACAAACCGGAACTACCGCACAACCACCGCTCAACTACCGGGCCATATACACAAAGTAAACTCCACATGCCGGTAGTTGGAGCGGAGGTTGGACCGGAACTACCGCTGCGCCAACTGTTCCTGGGCGGTGGGGTCTGAGGTGGTACAACCGCCGTGAACACCGGTAGTACTTGTTTATCAAGGAAAACCGGAACTACCGTTCCACCATCGGTCTACAACCGCACCCAGTACAGAAGGGAGTCACCCTAGAGCGGTACAACAGGCGATGGTAAGACCGGAACTACCGGCCGCAGTACAACCGCTCAAGGAACCGGTACAACCGTCAAGAGCAGGACTGCACAGAACAAAGGATGGGGAACCTCTCTCTCCTCGAacggagggtatatggtgggtgcagaATATGTGTACGTGAAGGATTCACCCAATACTTTCCGATGCGGATTCtctcttaatagtacggatatcCTACGACCAAAGGAAATAAAATGTCGGAgactccgtcttcgatcttttctgCACAGAGGGAAACCTAACCGTCTTGCGCCACACAAAGTGTACCTGAGAAAACTATGGTGCATGATTAGTCCACgtgtgttgtcatcatcaccaaaaccctAAGGCAAAAGATGCTCTTACAGGGAGGACCCTCGGTCTCATGGGGGAGTGGGGATATCGGTCGTCACCTATTTGCCTGGGTTGAAAGAGAGGAGAAAGAAGACTTTCGTGGAGATGTGACCTGATCTACCTAATGTAATATGGTATTTTTGTTGCATATATGAAAAATACAGTAGACCACTTGCTCTAATGTTCATGTAGAAAAAAGTGTATGATGCAAGGTCGAATGGGAGACCGTGTGCAAGCCCACTAATCTGGGTGGGTTGGGGTTCTCCACCTAGACAAGTTTTCTCATGCTCTGAGATTGTAATGGTTGTGGTTAAAGTGGACATCGCTGAAAAAAATCTTGGTGGAGCTTGGGAACACATGCAATAGGGAGGACATGCTTCTTTTCCACTCCCTGGCCAAGGTTACCATTGAAATTGATAAGATAGAATTTTGGGACTCTCCATGCTTGACGATCAATGCTCGGGAAACATGGCTTCGCTTATTCACGAGATTTCCAAGAAGAAAAATTGGAATGTAAAGCTCAGCCTTCAACATAACTATTGGATAGACCAAGTCGACACTTCCAATGGCATGACGACCGAGCACATCAACAAATTCTTCAAACTTTGAACACTTCTCCAACATTTCAACCTTCATGAAGGGGTTGAGGACTCCATTGCTTGGAAACCCACTGCCAACTTGTCCCATTCTGCTAATTCGGCCTACCGCACCCAATTTGTCGGTACCACGTCGACTATATTCAAATCTGCCATGTGGTAGCCTTGGGCACCCGTGAAACGCAAGCTATCTATGTGGCTAATCTCCAAAACCGGGTCTGGAGAGCGGACATGTTAGCCAAGTAGGGTTAGCCAAATTTGTGAGGTTTGTCAACTTTGCAAGCGTGGTCTGGAGACGGTGGCTTACCGTCTTCTCAAATGCCACTTCTCCACATGGATTTAGAATATGATCAAATTTTGGCTCGGTTGACACGACCTCAACACTGTTTCCCGGCAATGCTTCTATCCCGCCATTGAGTGGTGTTAGGTGGTCTCATACCGCAATGACAACCTTTCAAAATCCACCGCTCTAATCCTCATGCCTCTTGAAAAGTTTGGAACAAACAAAATGCTAGGGTCTCGGAACACCTTCACGATGCCCACCACTGCCTTCTCCAACATCAAGAAAGAAGCACACACTTTTGTATTGAAGTAGGGGCATATCACCTTAGAGTCATAATCCCAGGTGAGTAAACTTCCACGTTCGGCGCCAAGTATCTCACCTTCACGTGCACACCGCCTGCTCGACGCAATTCCCCACACGCCCGCGAACTCACCAACCTCCCCGATGGCAACCGCCACCGCCGCAACCGCCCCTTCCACCTCCTCGTCACTCCTCCTCTGCCGACCCCTCCCTCCAAATTCCACAGCCGCGTACTGCCTCGCGCCACCACGGTGCCGCGCGTGCCTCCGCACCGCGCGCCAGGTTGCCGTCAGCAGCGtgtccccatccccatccccgtccCCCGACGTGGCGGATGAGGAGGCCACGGCCGCGCCCAAGCTCGGCAAGCGCGTGCGCGTCATGACGCCGGTCCGCGTCTACCACGTCCCCAAGGCGCCGAACCTGGACCTCCGCGGCATGGAAGGTGTGGTCAAGCAGTATGTCGGTGTGTGGAAGGGCAAGCGCATCACGGCCAATCGCCCTTTCTCCGACTGGTCAAGCAGTACCCCTTTGTATGGCTACGGTCAGTATTTGTCTGTAATTAAACCTCTTCTCCTTGATCAATGATAAAACATGGCAAAAAAAGATACCAATTTGTTTGAACAACAAAAAATCGTCAGACACCGGTTTAAAAGAGTTCCAGCCATACATTATTGTCACTGTTTCGGCCATTACCGTTCGTGTTAAAAATGAAAATCAAGGTAGTAGAGATGCAAAGGGCTGGGACACGAGACAGCTCCCTTTGGCTCCTGTGCCGACTGCTGAGGGCCTTTTGTTCGTTCGCTGTTACTCCAGCTTTCCAGCTTTGGTTGTTCCGTGACAGTGCGGTAGGCCCCCCGCTGCAGTCGCACTGATCAAATACCACGTACTTTTGTCTTTGCTGCGTGCTCTGAACTTTGGATTCCGCTGGTCGAAAATACCGCGTATTTTGAATCTCAAACCGCCCTGGTCGCCAGTGCGAGGCTTTACCGTTGGGTACGAGATGGAGGTGACGTTTGCGTTGCGACGGTGGCATGCGCGGTCAAATGTTGAGCCAGGGTCAACGGATCAAGGGTGACGGACGCATATGGTCCATCCTATCCAGATGTGATTCGAAAACGAATGACGAGATTCAAATCGTACTCACCAGCTGCAGTTCAATTCTCCATGACACGTGAAGACGAGATTCTCTCCCCGTTGAGGCCAAGGAAGAATGACGACGCTGCTAC is a window encoding:
- the LOC123039300 gene encoding ferredoxin-thioredoxin reductase, variable chain, chloroplastic-like — encoded protein: MATATAATAPSTSSSLLLCRPLPPNSTAAYCLAPPRCRACLRTARQVAVSSVSPSPSPSPDVADEEATAAPKLGKRVRVMTPVRVYHVPKAPNLDLRGMEGVVKQYVGVWKGKRITANRPFSDWSSSTPLYGYGQYLSVIKPLLLDQ